AGATTTCGATGGCGTATTTGCGCACATGCTGACCGTCGTCCAGCCATTCCATGGCGAGCGTGCGGTCGAACGTGACCGGGTGGCCGAAATCCACCTCGATCGTCGCGTGTCGCGAGCCGGCGGGTGCAGACCAGAACGTGTCCTTGTTGCCATCCAGTGCCGCTTCAGTGTTTTCATCCGTGGCTGCATGGTGGCGGGCCAGGTTGCTCGCGTCACCGTAGCGCTCGCGCAGCGCCTTGCCGAACGCATCGAGGCGGGCGACGTCGGCCTCTGGGAGCTGGCCGTGGCGATCCGGCGCGATGCCCAGCATCAATTGTCCGCCGCGCCCCACGCTGTTTTCCCACGTGTCCACGAGCTTGGCCACGCTCTTGAGGGTGCTTTCGTCATGGGGGTGCCAGAACCAGTGCAGGTCATGCAGTGGCGTGTCGACCTCGACCGGACGCCAGCGCTGGTAGCCATGCCGATCGATGACGTTCCAGTTCTCGCCACGGATATAGCCGTCCTCCTGGCCCACCCAGCGGATGTCGCCGTACTCGAACAGGCCCATGTCGGCAAATACCATGGCGTTCGGTTGATAGGTTCGCAGCGTTTCGATGTAGCGCGGAAAGTCGTAAACGTGCCCGGCACTGCCCGCGCCATCGAGCCACCACTCGACGAGCGGGCCGTAGTGTTGCGCCAGCTCCTCGACCTGGGCCTGGTAGTAGGCGTCGTAGGCCTTTGGTTCGCCGTAGCGGGGCTCGTGTCGGTCCCAGGGCGAAAGATAGACGCCAAACTCAAGTCCCTCGGCGCGCGCCGCGTCGGAGGCAAGCTTGACCAGGTCGCCCTTGCCACCCATCCACGGGCTGCTCTTCACCGAGTAGTCGCTCTGGGTCGTCGGGTACAGCGCGAAGCCGTCGTGGTGCTTGGCCACCATGACCATGTAGCGCGCCCCGGCAGCCTTGCTGGCCCGGGCCCATTGCACGGTATCCACGTGGTCGGGATCGAACACTTTGGGGTCGGCCTTGCCATCTCCCCATTCCCGGTCGAGGAAGGTATTCGTGCCGAAATGCACGATCACGCCGAATTCAAGATCCTGCCAATGAATCTGCTGGGGAGAGGGTTTGATGTCAGTCGTGCCTTGCGCCATCGCCGCATGTGGCAGGAGGGCGCAGGCCATGGCGGCGCCAAGAAGTGTGCGGGCAAGTCGCGTCATGCTCTACCTTTGACATGGGTCATCGGGACGTAAAGACGTCCATAAGATAGAGGTCATTAAAGGCTACATAAAAGCGTACTGTCAATGAATTGCAGTAAGAATTCTTGTGTGAAATCAACTGGATTTCGCCAGGGTTTTTCTTTGCCTGCCGGCTTGCGTGACCAAGCCTTGAGTCGTGGCCAGTGGACTCAAGCGCCCGCTTGCAGGAGGGCGGCAACCTTTCGGGCCGTGGCCTTCGCCGAGCCGGGGTTCTGGCCCGTGACCAGCCGCCCATCGACGACCACGTTCGACACGAAGGGCAGCAGCGCCTTTTCGTACAGCGCGCCACGATCCTTCATGGCCTGCTCGGCGTTGTAGGGCACGTCCTTGGCGACTCCGGCGAGAACTTCCTCTGGCCAGGCGTAGCCGGTGAGCTTGCGGCCAGCGACCAGCAGGGTGCCGTCCGAGAGTGTGGTGTTAAGCAGGCCGCAATATCCGTGGCACACGGAGGAGACGATGCCGCCGCGCTCGTAGATGTCCCGGGTGATGTGCTGCAAGCCGGCATCATCGGGGAAATCCCACATGACGCCGTGGCCACCGGTGAAATAGATGGCATCGTATTCCATGGGGTTGATGTCTTCGGGGCGCGCTGTGGTCCTCAGCAGTTCCTGGCTGCGCGGGTCGGTCAGCCATTGCTTCACCGAGGCATCCGCCAACGGCCATTTCAGGGAGCGCGGCTCCAGTGGCGATACGCCACCCTTGGGGCTTACCAGGTGTTGTTCGAAGCCATGTTCCGCAAAGACGTGCCAGGCATGCGTAAGTTCAGAAAGCCACAGGCCAGTCAGGTGATGGGGGTCGGCATAGTGCGACACGTTGGTGACGACGTGCAGAATGCGCTTGGCCATGGTGGAACCATCCTTCAAGGGAGTGCGGTCTGGGGTGAGTTCACTCGCCACGCTTCTGGAAGAAAGCAGGGGTAGCGCCACGGAGGCCGCGGCCAGGACACCGGCACCGATCACCACCCTGCGGCGAGACCTGTTGACGACGTCGACGTTATCTTTGGCGCCCATACTAGAACCATGGCTTCAGGTGAGTACGGCCGCCGGCATCCATCCGGCGGACCGTCTACGGGTTTATGTCGAACCCAGGGCTTCATCAACCCTGGAGCATCAAGCCCCTTGATGCAGCCCCGGGGCCGGTGTTTCGGGAGGCGGCAGTCGCCTGGATTTGAGTGTCGCCGCCAGGGCCAGATCCATGAATTTGCCGAACGGCGCCCGGAGCAGGCTCGGCAGGTTCCAGCGGCCCTGGATGAACACGCCCTTGGCGTGGCTCATCGCCCGGAAGCCTTCAATGCCGTGATACGCACCCATGCCGCTCGGCCCGATGCCTCCGAAGGGCAGGTCATCCTGCGCAACGTGCATCATGGTGTTGTTGATGCCGACATTGCCCGAGGTGGTGCGGGCCAGCAGTTCTTCGCCGTCGGCATCACGGTTTCCGAAGTAGTAGAGCGCCAGTGGCCGGGGGCGGGCATTGATGTAATCGATGACTTCGCCCATCGTCCGATAGGTTCGCACTGGCAGGATGGGGCCGAAGATCTCCTCCTGCATGATGGCGGCCTCGTCACCGGCACTGACAACCAGCGTGGGGGCAAGCGTGCGCACGCGATTGGCGGCGTGCTCCGGATGATTGCCCGCCTTGATCACCCGCGCACCTTTTCCACGTGCATCCTCGAGCAGATTTTTCAGGCGCTCGTAGTGACCGTGGCTGACGATGGATGTGTAGTCCGCGCTGGTGGGGCCAGCCGGATAGAAGCGGCGTACCGTGGCATCGAACTGCGTGATGAATGCTTCGGCATCATCTTCGTGCACCAGCGCATAGTCGGGAGCCACGCAGGTCTGCCCGGCGTTGGCCAGCTTGCCGAAGACAATGCTTCCCATGGTGCGTTCGTTGACCTGGCCGCGCGCCACCACCGTCGGGCTCTTGCCGCCCAGTTCCAGAGTGACGGGTACAAGATGGTCGCTGGCAGCCTTCATCACCTTGCGACCCACCTGCGTGCTTCCCGTGAACAGCAAATGGTCGAAGGGCAGGCCGCTGAATGCCGCACCCACCTCCGGCCCGCCGAGCACCACCGCCACTTCATCGGGGCGAAACGTCTCGGTCAGCAGTTTTTTCAATACGTCACTGGTGCGCGGCGTCAGTTCCGAGGGCTTGAGCATCGCGCGATTGCCTGCGGCCAGGGCCGTCGCCAACGGGATGAGCGTCAACGAGATCGGATAGTTCCACGGCGCCATCACGCCGATGACGCCCTTGGGCTGGTGTTCTACGTAAGCCTTGCCGCTGCGGTAGGTGAAGGCGACATGTCGACGTTCGGGCCTCATGAAGCGGCGCAGTTTCCGGGTCAGGTAATCGACGGACTGGATCACGCCGACCAGTTCCATCACCGCCGTCTCGTGTCGCGAGCGGTGTCCGAAATCGGCGCTCACGGCTGCCTCCAGTTCGTCGCGGTAGGCCAGCACCGCGGCGCGCAGGCGGGCGAGGTGATCTTTTCGCTGCTGGATCGACGGGGCGCCTTCGCGGAGAAAAGCGGCGCGCTGCCGAGTCAGCAGGGCTGCAGCGTCAATCTGGGAAGTGGCTTCTGGGGCGAGCGTCATGATGCACCTGTCGGGCAACGGCAACGAAAACGGATTCAATGCGGATCGAAGGCGTTCAGCGGTGTGGGCATGTTCAACACCACCTGGGCGTCCTTGATCACGTCGTATCGAACGATCCTTGATGCGCCCAGTCCGTCCAGCAGCTGGCTCATGGGGCCGCCTTGACGCAGGAGTTCCACGTCCTGAGGAAACAGGCGCTGGGCAAAGGCCAGCGTATTGGTCTGCACAACCGTTTGATGCCAGGCCCCGTCGATCTGATGGACCATGGTGGCGGTGCTCATGCGGGACTGAGGGGTGACACGCCGGAGGGCGGGAAGCGGCGAGCGAACGGAAAGGTCGGGCCTGCCGTCCGGGCCGTACATGCATGCGCGAACCTCGTCATCGATCGAGACGTCCATATCCGCGAGCCACTTGGGCAATTGATAGCCCTGGACGCCACGCACGCGTGCAATTTCGGTCGTGACCGGCAGGGCCAGCACATGCGCGCAGAAGCTGCGTCGCCGCATGGAAGACAGCAACTCCCGTGTTGGCGAGCCCGTGGCGCCGGGTCGGCGGATTACTACGGCGATCGACGCCTCGTCATAGGGGTCGTTATCGCAGACCGCATACGAAAAGAACGTCAGCGCCACCAGGCCGGTGCCGGGC
This genomic interval from Dyella japonica A8 contains the following:
- a CDS encoding alpha-L-fucosidase; this encodes MTRLARTLLGAAMACALLPHAAMAQGTTDIKPSPQQIHWQDLEFGVIVHFGTNTFLDREWGDGKADPKVFDPDHVDTVQWARASKAAGARYMVMVAKHHDGFALYPTTQSDYSVKSSPWMGGKGDLVKLASDAARAEGLEFGVYLSPWDRHEPRYGEPKAYDAYYQAQVEELAQHYGPLVEWWLDGAGSAGHVYDFPRYIETLRTYQPNAMVFADMGLFEYGDIRWVGQEDGYIRGENWNVIDRHGYQRWRPVEVDTPLHDLHWFWHPHDESTLKSVAKLVDTWENSVGRGGQLMLGIAPDRHGQLPEADVARLDAFGKALRERYGDASNLARHHAATDENTEAALDGNKDTFWSAPAGSRHATIEVDFGHPVTFDRTLAMEWLDDGQHVRKYAIEIFDGKAWHAVAGAEAIGHMKIDVFPRVTAQRVRLNILSSVGAASIREFQVFNAAPLPSP
- a CDS encoding type 1 glutamine amidotransferase domain-containing protein — its product is MAKRILHVVTNVSHYADPHHLTGLWLSELTHAWHVFAEHGFEQHLVSPKGGVSPLEPRSLKWPLADASVKQWLTDPRSQELLRTTARPEDINPMEYDAIYFTGGHGVMWDFPDDAGLQHITRDIYERGGIVSSVCHGYCGLLNTTLSDGTLLVAGRKLTGYAWPEEVLAGVAKDVPYNAEQAMKDRGALYEKALLPFVSNVVVDGRLVTGQNPGSAKATARKVAALLQAGA
- a CDS encoding coniferyl aldehyde dehydrogenase, which encodes MTLAPEATSQIDAAALLTRQRAAFLREGAPSIQQRKDHLARLRAAVLAYRDELEAAVSADFGHRSRHETAVMELVGVIQSVDYLTRKLRRFMRPERRHVAFTYRSGKAYVEHQPKGVIGVMAPWNYPISLTLIPLATALAAGNRAMLKPSELTPRTSDVLKKLLTETFRPDEVAVVLGGPEVGAAFSGLPFDHLLFTGSTQVGRKVMKAASDHLVPVTLELGGKSPTVVARGQVNERTMGSIVFGKLANAGQTCVAPDYALVHEDDAEAFITQFDATVRRFYPAGPTSADYTSIVSHGHYERLKNLLEDARGKGARVIKAGNHPEHAANRVRTLAPTLVVSAGDEAAIMQEEIFGPILPVRTYRTMGEVIDYINARPRPLALYYFGNRDADGEELLARTTSGNVGINNTMMHVAQDDLPFGGIGPSGMGAYHGIEGFRAMSHAKGVFIQGRWNLPSLLRAPFGKFMDLALAATLKSRRLPPPETPAPGLHQGA
- a CDS encoding acetoacetate decarboxylase family protein, whose protein sequence is MERRFTQVNYGPYLVPVREGGYYDRFRMNPNLDEVARDPAAGNIDFFRRIPKQQVPSRVGPTWAPNFYYRTSNVQLLMQAPLARLRAMLPAPLEPLRALPGTGLVALTFFSYAVCDNDPYDEASIAVVIRRPGATGSPTRELLSSMRRRSFCAHVLALPVTTEIARVRGVQGYQLPKWLADMDVSIDDEVRACMYGPDGRPDLSVRSPLPALRRVTPQSRMSTATMVHQIDGAWHQTVVQTNTLAFAQRLFPQDVELLRQGGPMSQLLDGLGASRIVRYDVIKDAQVVLNMPTPLNAFDPH